The Malaclemys terrapin pileata isolate rMalTer1 chromosome 20, rMalTer1.hap1, whole genome shotgun sequence genome contains the following window.
cggcaggccgggggcactggggggagggagaggcattgatagaggggctgccggtgggtgctccagccctggcgcacccacggagtcggtgcctatgtacCCAAGTACTCACTTGTCAGCAGCAGCTTATTGGTGCCCAGGAATCCTGGATTTTCCCCcccggctctaggaggggagtgtggCTTAGTGGTTAGAAACCTGAGACCCCAACCTGGGTTAGTCATCCTGAAAACTGTGTTGGGCTGGTGCAGAACAAAGTGGATTTTCTCATTTTAGAGCCCTGGGTCCTGGGCTGCTCCTCCTCTCGCTCATTTTTAGCCATTTTTCCAACACCACATTTTTGTCATCAAATTAAAATTTGGCACCttcaaactgaggcacaaaatttACCATGATCACTTTAAAGTACTTTACCttgtatagtatcagagggggggccgtgttagtctggatctgtaaaaagcgacagagtcctgtggcaccttatagactaacagactataaggtgccactggactctttaTTGCTTTTTACCGTGTATGTGAACGATGCTGTATGCAAATGTGGATCATGTCTGTGATGGGATCTTGCTGCTAGAGGAGTATGAAGAAAatagcgcgcacacacacacacacctgcgcGTGCATGCACACATCACCAACACACCTGTTTTTCAACAATTTATTGTAAACCTTCTAGACCCTCAAATTGTACAAGCAACTCACCAAACGGTCCATCATGGGCCAAAAACGACAACccaggttttgttttattaaaactcCCTCAGCAACATGAGATATTGAACCATTTTTGCCACTGTCCAAACACAAAAGTGTTGCCCACCACCCTAGCTCTGGTGTCACAGCTGCTGCACCTAACCCAGACAGATTCCAGCCCCTGGTTACGTTTCGATTTTTTGACACTTGTTCAGGGCACTGACCAGACACCGGCCCGTCCGCTGCAGAGGGTGGGAAGAATGATCCTGGGGGCTACGCAGAGGCCTGGGTTctaggatgcctgggttccagcCTTAGCTCTGCCGCTGTCTTTGGCGGGTCCCCTCCTGTCTGGGTGCCTCAGTTTGTCCCTCTCTAAGCTGGATCTACACCATTTGTGCGCTTCATCAGGCTGTTAACAGCCAGCCCAAATCTGAAAGCAGCCATGGAAATGACACCCCACCAGTAtgtgcacagagccagggcccaCAGGTGACTGATGCGATGGGGAAGTTCGTCTCCACAGCAACTGGGAGGCGTGTGGCAGCTCGTGTAGACAGACCCGTGCTAGTGCCTGTAAACAGCAGGGCGGCGGCAGTTGTGCGGTGGGTGCTCGGCCCAGCCGCCCGAGTAGTCGATCACTGTGGTCAGACCTCCCCTGTCACCTGTCccatccctctcccaccctcagcccccatcccctgcctatcccccatcccatccccacttcccccagcccagctTATTCCccacccgcctcttccccaagaaaAGACTTTTCTGGTTTGTCTCTCAGGTGTTTAGTTTCTAGCAAGGGTTTTAGGTGAGAATTTGCTGTTCACAGTGATTGTGTATCCAGGGAAAAATCAAAACTAAATGAACCCCAATCTGCCTCTCTGTTTCCCTCTTACAGATATGAGTTCCTGGTCTCGTTATCAGGGTCTATCACCTGAGGTACAGGCACCAACTTCTactggcaccggtgggtgcttgacccccctctgtctccagccctgccccgactccacccctgccctgctcctatTCCGACTCCtgcaaatccccaccccggccccgcttcttccccacctcctcccctgagtacgccacgttcccgctcctacCCCGTCCCTCccggagcttgctacagctgtttggtggctgcaaatgctgggaggtaggcggaggagcggggacacagcTCgcacaggggagcaggtggaggcggaggtggggcagggcggggagcttgGCACTACTAATatttctccatgggtgctccagccccggagcacccacagaatcgGCGCCTATGACCTGAGGAAGCAGCTCCTgtgtcccaccctccctcccaagcGTGGTGTAGGAAGTTTGAAACAAGTAAGTAGTGGATTAAGGGTTGGTGACATGAAAGGAGTAAGGGGAAAGCCACAAGTAAACACATAAACTCAGCAACCAGTGGATGGCAACAAAGGAGCTTGAAGCTCAGACCCCTCCCTTGGCAACAAGACTATAACAAATCCCCAGTGTAGCCGATTGCGAGTCAGGTGTCATCTCTGGGCAGGTCAGACGGCAGCGAGCGGTGGGGCCAGGACCTGCTACCCTCGGCCGAACGCTGGCCTTTGGGGAGGAACGCTGGGTCTTGGCTGCCGGACAGTGACAAGCTGCTGGAAGGGAAGCTGCTGACTGGTGGACCAGAGGACCCTCGTGTCACAGGATCCTTCCCAGCTCTCGATCCGGAGACCTGAGCAAAGCCCGACCGCACACGGCTGCCTCCTGGCCGGACAGCGCCGTGGGGACCTGGCACGGCTCCTTATAAAGAGCGAGTGGCAGGAAAGCTCTGAGGCGATGGCAGTTCCAAGCCAGTTCCAACTGGTCTGAACCAGCGCCTCACGCCACAGCTTCGGCGCCTTCATTTTCCCACCTTTGGGGACAAAATGGAGTCTGTGGCTGAGAGCCACTTTTGAAAGTCCGACTCCATATTGAAAAGTACCAAAGTCCATATGGATGAGGGGAAACAATATAAAAACCCTTATCCTAAACATTTAAAATCACTGATCATATAAAATCACCAACAATtgggcctccccacccccagccccaggcccagccccactgaccccatggggagggagctggctcctgccaggcccagcccagctctgcaatgAGGGGCCCAGCCCCACTGATCCCCTGGGagcagtcctggctcctagcagGGCTGGTTTGGGGTGGGTCTGTGTTTTACAAACCCCGTCTCTTCCCTATGGCTGGGGCTAGGGGGCTGGGTCTGTGCCCTTTaccctggggaggagagagggggatgTGGCAGCTGGAGGTGTGGTTGGCACGTGGCACCCCATAGGAGAAAGgtcctgggtcccattccctgcccccgggccagccagtcccctgccctggggtggaTGGGAGCTGGCGCACACAGGCAGAGAAAGGTCCtgtgtcttcccctcccctggatcagaaccaccccctcccaggtgGGCCGGTGAAGAGGGACCCTCCAGGGCTCCCAGCTTTGGGTGGAGCTCTGCCAGAGAGGTGTTACGCTACAGGAGACTTTGAGGGGTCACCCCTGGTTGCAGGTGCTGGGCTGTGTGCCGTGTGTCTAAGCTGCCAGGGGAGGTGCTAGGCAGAGGGTCTGCACCCCGAGAGTGTGCCCGGGGACCTCAAGACAGGGTCCGGGCCTGGGCTCTGTTCAGACTCTGGGATCCAGGGGCTGGGTCCACTCACAGCAAGCTGGGGAGTGGCCAAGAGGGGACGCTCATCAGCCATGCACTGTCTGGCATTCCCCTAAGGGAgatggggcactcacctgggggAAGTGGGGAGCACTCACTGGAGTGGGGAAATGGAGAGAGATTGAGTAGACAGGGCCAGAGCCCAGCTGGAGTGAACCGGCCCCGCTCCCTTGGAATCAATGGGCCAGAGCCCAACTGGTGTGAATGGGCCCCACTCCCTTGGAATCAATAGGCCAAAGCCCAGCTGTCTCATTTTGTTGCATTGTGCTGGCACAGACAGAGAAATTCACTCTTACTGAAGTACAGACGGACGTGTTCTGCCTCCTCCCGCATCCTCTGATCGTGCCGTTTCTGGTTAGCCCTACAGGGTTGGAGAGAGCCGGACATATGGACAGAGACACGGGTGCCAGGCAGATAGATAGAGACGTGGGGCCCCGGGAAGTTCTGAAGCTTTATTGGCCTTGCTCATATGTCAGAGAATTGGCAACTTCACCTCCAGCGTGAGACAAACCAGCCCCACCCGGATGGGGACAATGCTCCAGCCTGGAGTCTGCCCAGCCCTCGCCacctcccatcccccatccccgtCTGGCCCAGCCTCATGTTCCATCCcgcatttccccctcctctcgcCACGTCCCATCCCCGTCTGTCCCATGCTTGCCACCTCccatcccccctctgccctgcacctcaccacgtcccctccccactctgccctgcacctcGCCACGTCCCATCcccgctctgccctgcccctcgcCACGTCCCATCCCCGTCTGCGCCGTGCTCTCCATGTCCCATCCCTGCTCTGTCCTGCCCTCGccacctcccatcccccacccccgtctggCCCAGCCTCATGTTCCATCCGGCATTTCCCCATCCTCTCACCACGTCCCATCCCCGTTTGTCCCATGCTTGCCACGTCccatccccactctgccctgcacctcGCCCCGTCCCATCCCCTGTCTGACCCGACACCCCCGCCATGTCCCATCCCCCATCTGGCCCACCCCCCGCCATATCCCATCCCCGATCTGCCACCCCGACCCCTTCCTATCGTACCCCCCATCTGCCCCATCCACTGACACGTCCCATCTGTGGCACCCCTGTTTGTATTCAGCGCTCCACACTGGAATTGCACACACATGACACAGATGGGGCTGCAGCACTACACAGAGCGAGAGAGATCGCAGGGCAAATCCAGGACTGCCGTACCACGGTTGTGGGCACCCTAGAAATGAGAGCAAGGGGGAAGGATTGCAGGCCCCCCCCCCAGTATCTATGGCAATAGCTAGATAGAGGGTGTGACACAGAGGCGGATGTGTTAGCCAGAGAGACAGAGGGGTATGTAAGGGAGACGAATTGACTGGTGTGTTGACTGGTTGTATCCCAGCCAGCCAACTCATCCCCACTGGGATCCCGTCACCCGTGGGCTCTCTGTGGCACCTCCCCCATCTCCGGCACCCCCTCCAGGCAGGGGTTTTGGCTGAGGCTCTTCTCCTCACAGCTGGCGCAGTGGTTGTTATCACACTTGTACATTGGGGCGTTTTGGATGGTTTGCCAGGCTTCCCACAATGCTTTCCGCTTCTGGGCCTTGTCTGGTGGGTAGACCTGCCGGAAGGCCAATGCCCGGAAGTTGTTGTTGATGGCGCCGAAGACCCCGTCCATGAGGTCCCGGATGTAGAAGCAGCTCGAGTCGTTAAGGCAGGTGCCCAGGCACGGCGAGTTCTTGGTGAAGAAGATGAGGCAGCTGTTCCAACCACAGCGTTGGCCTGGGGACCACTTCTTGTAGCAGTTGTTGCCGCATTCCTTGCATGGGACATGGGTTTCTGGGCAGGTCTCCTGGCCCCGGGTCTTGTCCAGGAGGCGGGAGACGGGGCTGATGCCGTTCTGGTCCGGGCTGAGGAGCAGGAACTCAGAGTGCAGGGTGGAGTTCTTCTTCTGGAACTTGGGCCGGGCGGCTGTGACGTTCTGGCCCTCGAACAGCTCCTTGCTGTTGAGTTTAGCCTTCATCTCGTTCAGCTCCGTCTCATTCAGATACATCTTCAGCTGCTCCTCGTGGAGGAGATTACACGCTGCCTGGGGCAGGCTCACCGCAGCTGCGTATTGGCCGTCCTTGTCAGGGCGAAaccttttggggggaaaagaggagagagtctgggtcacagattcatagagtttaaagccagaagggaccattgtgaccatctagtctgagctcctgcatggCCCAGGCCAGAGAGCCTCCCCCAGGGATCCCTGCCCATGACTCCTGTATGAGCTAGGGTGGATGTTTGAGAAAGAAACATCCAGCCCTGGTTTAAAGACTCCATGTAATGGAGACGCTACCGTGTCCCTTAGTAAGTTGTTCTACCGGTTAGACATTGCGCCTTATTTCCCCCCTGAAATTGTCTCGCTTTAgcatccagccactggatctcgtTCTGCCTCTGTCTGCTTTACTGAAGCGCCCTctgccataggcaccgactccatggatgctctggggctggagctcccacggaaaaaaaatagtgggtgctcagcacccatcagccacccgccaatcagctgttcggtggtgggtgggaggcactgggggagggggcggagctggggtggaaagaggcggagcaagggtggagccttgggggaagaggcagagtggggaaaatgaaagtcggcgcctgtgcccTCTGCTGTCAGAAATCTCCTCCCCACGCAGATACGTATAGACCGTGCTCAAGTCATGTCTCTTGGCCTTCTCTGTGATAAGccaaatagactgagctcctttagTCTCTCGCTAGGAGATCCAGACCTCGGATCCATCTTTTCCGATCCCTTTCCAATTGTTCAGCATCCTGTTTGCAGCATGGACCCTAGAACTGGACGCAGTGTCCCATAAAGGTGTCGATAACATTGTATACAGAGGTGATGCCTCCTCTCTGCTACCCAATATTCCTGTTTATCCAGTCAAGTGTTGCTTTCGCCTTCTCAGctccagcattgcactgggagctcatgttctgtTGGCTTCCACCGTGACCCCTGGATGCTTTGCAGAGTCCTCACTTTCCAGGAGACAATCCCCATCCAGTAACTGTGATCTGCGCTCTTTGCTCCTACATGTCTGACCTGGCACTGGGCTGTGTTAAAACACCCTcccttctctgtgtctcagccccccccccacctccagacaCCCACACATTCCTTACGAGGGGGCAGTGGGTGGGTGATTAGTGAGGGAAGATGGGACTCAGAGTGGTGGGAATACAGCGAGGCCTACATAAGCAATGACATGGGCAACTCTCTAGAAAGAAGAAAGACACACAGCCCTTGACACAGGAGAGAGTGGGGCAGATCCATGAAatagagggggaagggaggtggcaCCCAGGCATCTGGTGGTGAGAGTGGGAGGGTTGGAAGGAGACCAGGTGCGTGCAGTGAACTTGGCTGACACACACTAGGAAGGCTGCAACCcccatgtgcatgtgtgtttgcatATATATGTTCTTGTTCcgatactatatatatatatattgtggcagagctctgaccttgtccccatgggtcctgcgcttctaggcGGTCTATGCTAGcttcagtggctctctgtgaccctccccgTAGCCCTTCtgtctctagggccagggttacagtccactgagcccttttcatcataatccagcaaggaggttggtgagagaactcccacagtctctgttgtccctagggcttgttttagaacagtttagtctcctgtcctgacaggggcctgacttccccacccaggaggtgttcctgtagtggtgggttggggggaacccgggcccaccctctactccgggttccggcccagggaccctaatggtagcagctattggcagccaacctttcactgccagagttgctacatttcccttggccacttccccacagctctcctgcttctcccttcttcacccttatctTAGGGCttccttatcaataacttgagggtgtcttcattaaccagtccttcagccgcacttcctctcctctggctccctggctctcctctgcctgactggagtgagccctttttatagtatcagcggggccttaattagagtcaggtggtcacattagcttaatggcctcacctgactctttgcaggttaattggagtcaggtgttctcattagcctggagcaggccctgctctgatcagtcagggaacagaaaactgttaatccagtggccagtatacctgccttctgctattctgctgtatccaactggcctgggtctatcacagtatatatatatatacatatatatttccagatcattgatacaGATATTTAATAGTATCAGGACAAGAACAGAGGCCTGGGGAATCCCACTGGAACAGTCTCCATTCTCTAAGGATTTTCTCTTTGCAATGACGTgctgagatctatcagttagccagtttttaatccattgaatGTGAGCTACATTGATTTTGTAGAGTGCTAATTTCTTTTATTAGAGTGTCACATGAGACTAAGTCAAAGCCCTTGCACAGGCAATGTCTAGAATGTCAGTGTGACAAGCGTGGGAATTTTGGTGATATTTTTATGATTCTgatgcatgcctcagtttctctctacTTGGAATTGCTACGCATGGAGTGTAAAGGGTTAGAAAGCAGcttttggggcagaggaggagacatCTGGTGCTGGGTCACACAACTGTCTGGGGGGTATGCATGGGTTGTTAATTGGCTGAAACAGACCCATACCAGTGGAGGATCCAGAAAAACAGTGGGAACCCCAAGGACTGACCAATTGACACCTAACAATGGGAATCTCTGTCAGGCAGTACATGTGAactcagcagggctggaggatgaTGGGCCAGGAGGTGACGGGAGTCTGGGATGGAAGCTGCCCTTTGGAGAGACACAGCAGCTCTTATCCGGAATGACAGAGGCCTGGTAGATTGATCCcactgagcgatgtagttaagccaacctatgCCCTGGTGTAGCCAGCGTGAGGTCGGTGGACGAACTCTTCCATCAGCCTCTCAAAGAAGTGGATTAATACAGTGATGAGAGACcccctcccgttggcataggtagggtctacactgcagcactgCAGCGGTGTCCCTgtagcgtttcaagtgtagacaagcctagaGAGACGGGGCCCAAATGGATTCCACGGCAGCTTGGCCGGGTACAGCCCTGATGTCGGCCAGTCTGGGCAGAGCCCCGATGTCGGCCAGTCTGGGCTGTGTCATAACCTTCGCTCCTCTGTGCTCACCTATGGCCTGCCCAGTGCTGGGTTCCCGGTGACTGCTAGACCCGGCTCTGTGTTGCAGAGGCTGCCTGGTGTCGCTGCAAGACTGGGTGAGATGCATGAGACCCTGAAAAGCATCAAAGTCTGTGACTGGGATGGAGTGAAGCAggagggcaggagctcaggggctcaGTCTCAGAAGTGGGGAGAGTTTGTGGCCTGCCTTTAAGGAGGACTGGGACCCCTTGGGGGGTCTGGCACACTGTCAAGGGACTGTGTAAAGCTGGGGCTGTAGCCCATAGGGTTGGCTCGCCCTCATTCTAGTCAGCTGTGacgcaaggaacctacaggctgtATCCTGTCAGACATTCGCTCAAGCAAGTTAGCGTAAGTGCAGTCGAGTATCGTCGGCCTGTGATACAGATAAAGGGTCTGACAGTTACCCTGAGATTTTGGGGAACTAGGAATAATTTGCGTAATAGCAGGAGTTGGAACTTAACAGTACACGGCAATCGCAGGAACATGGACGTGAGAACCACCAATCTGCTCGAGCATGAGGTGACCGGTATGATAATGAGCTAAAACAGCATGAATATCTATCACTGTGTTTGCCTATGGGATAAATGCCCCcttgttggggtccactaggcatagctaccaggtaactcgggagagtggaaggccaaaagtgccgatgaagctcttttgctctgggcctacctgaaccacagtgactccatcttgggaactctcacctacttctatgctaactgcttacatgctctgaagtaggctgaagcagaaatgtaatgtcagctttttagcagatggctgcagtttcactcacactagcagaaataatagagataagaagcggggtagttagtttgcaggcatCTAATCCAAGGTTGCAAAGgctgagaaagttttctcacaagcttatatagagcttattgtaacagttgtctggaagggaggggtaagggggacagccagacaaagagatgtatgcaaacagtttggagtataaaaggtaaaagttgtttgtatttgttgcactggatttgagacatgctggtctcctagtgccatttcagagctctgaaataaacttggcttgctttctcccctcggtgtctttattggtgccaagcacaccgggcaacgaacccctgtttgccatctcggggcccagttctgggcaggcaacacCCTCATATTATCAGGGTGAGGATGTTAGATTTGGGCATGGAAGGTTGAGCATAAGCGTGAATATTCATGATAGCACGCAGGCTGTATAATAGGGTACACCACCATGTGGAGGGTTGGTTTTTTCCATTATTTGACCTTTCAGCTCTATTGTTATCTACCATGAACCGTGGGCAGCGAGGACCCAGCACCTGAACACCATCAGACTCATTCGGCATGCCAGAGACGGGGCTGGTTCTTTGTCTCTCACCACCAGATCCTCGAGGAAGGGTGTGAATATGCAAACCTAAAAGCTCATGCAAAGAATGATACCATACCTATTCCCAATACTGGATTAATCCTACCTCTCTATGTGGCTTGGAGCTTCTCTGGTTttttcactgattttaatcaaAATCTCCAAGGCTTTGTTTTGCCCTCAGCATGAATGTCCATGCCACACACCTCGAGGTTCCCTACAAAATACTGAACTTGTTGGTTTTAGTTGTGTctagcctgattctgggacaagaaccCTCTTACCCTCGGCCCATTCATCAATTGGCAATGAATACAAGTATTACTAACCATTAAAAAGGATCAGGCAACAGGCTTAGCACTGATCCCGGGGAGCTGCAGCAGTCAGCACAGtgacctttatcaaccaaacaccGAATCTCCTCGCAGAAGGA
Protein-coding sequences here:
- the LOC128826333 gene encoding uncharacterized protein LOC128826333; its protein translation is MGMWLQEKRLFHIMGTASGASQGSNNDTACVFETIFHHNTPASSCPMETLLSPPAPHLSAGHRARPVASRVPSLGPLQRNQASLGTRSVFRAANHGHPGLLLLPLLLCFGPETTRSINPAALKVIVNYIDKFRPDKDGQYAAAVSLPQAACNLLHEEQLKMYLNETELNEMKAKLNSKELFEGQNVTAARPKFQKKNSTLHSEFLLLSPDQNGISPVSRLLDKTRGQETCPETHVPCKECGNNCYKKWSPGQRCGWNSCLIFFTKNSPCLGTCLNDSSCFYIRDLMDGVFGAINNNFRALAFRQVYPPDKAQKRKALWEAWQTIQNAPMYKCDNNHCASCEEKSLSQNPCLEGVPEMGEVPQRAHG